A DNA window from Arachis duranensis cultivar V14167 chromosome 3, aradu.V14167.gnm2.J7QH, whole genome shotgun sequence contains the following coding sequences:
- the LOC107479841 gene encoding protein LURP-one-related 17, with the protein MRVLSSRFKFVSRAVAHEDHDHSEVQRIMYPTTEGTRLGTCLTVWKKSLVINCKGFTVIDSCGNLAYRVDNYSVHPHQLTLMDASGNSLLTMHRRRTKLGLVYSWYVYEGENEGREKESAVCCVRKRVNILKGNGNPRVEACVYCLLGPESDKKRHGHAAFTVEGSYADRTCKVLDKSKSVVAEIKRKEANSKHVSFGIDIFHLIVHPGFDPTFAMALLLLLDQMFS; encoded by the exons ATGAGGGTGTTGTCATCAAGGTTCAAGTTTGTGTCAAGAGCAGTGGCGCACGAGGATCATGATCATAGTGAGGTGCAAAGAATAATGTACCCTACAACAGAAGGAACAAGGTTGGGGACTTGTCTAACAGTTTGGAAAAAATCCCTTGTCATTAACTGCAAAGGATTCACAGTCATCGATTCATGTGGAAATCTGGCGTACCGAGTTGACAATTACAGCGTCCACCCTCACCAACTCACTCTCATGGATGCTTCTGGAAACTCTCTCCTCACCATGCACCGCCGCCGCACG AAGCTTGGACTTGTATATAGCTGGTATGTGTACGAAGGGGAGAATgagggaagagagaaagagagtgcAGTGTGTTGTGTGAGGAAGCGTGTGAATATCTTAAAGGGCAATGGCAATCCCAGGGTTGAGGCATGCGTGTATTGTCTATTAGGTCCAGAGTCAGATAAAAAACGACATGGACATGCCGCGTTTACAGTTGAAGGTTCCTATGCAGATAGAACATGTAAGGTGTTGGATAAGTCCAAGAGTGTGGTGGCtgaaatcaagagaaaagaagccAATTCCAAACACGTTTCTTTTGGGATAGACATTTTTCACTTAATTGTTCACCCTGGCTTTGATCCTACATTTGCCATGGCACTCCTTTTACTACTCGACCAAATGTTCTCATAA